CCAACAGCTCTTTTTTTTGGCTCTATTTTTAATATTGAACGAGGGTTTCAGCATGGTGCCGCGATGACTTTAGAAAAATTATTACTGGGCAGTGTAGAGGAAGTAAAGACAATGTGGAAAGATGAGATTTGATTTTAAAAATCAATGTTAAGCAATTGAAAACAATCTAGGAGAATATAAACTTAATTTCCGGTGCGTTCTTGGCGTTCGAATCCTGTTAGGTTATCACACACTAAATTTTAAATTTACCTTATTTTTCATGTAAATACGTATTCTTTTGCAGTTTGCCTCTTTATTTTAGTGTGATCGTAGCTATTCGAAGTCTTCCAACTTCGGGCACATTTGTTATTTCCAAGTTGTAAATCTATTTGCTATTCATTAAAAAATCTCTTTAAAGAAGTATAAGTATAAAGAAAAAGTCAAAAAAAAATCCCATTTCTTATGAAATGGGATTTTAATTTTTGGGAACTCGATAGGACAAATTTATATAAATTTTATGGAAGATTTGAAGATATTGGCTTACTACAGATATAGCCTGTATTTTAATGGAATCAACATTTTGGTTTGGACGTACTGTTGGGACTGATGTAAAATTTTATCAACTTTCATATGTAGATCGATTAATAATTCAAATCGTATATAAGGCTCTTGCTGTAAAAATCATATTTTCATAAATTTGTGAAATGAAATTTAAGTATATATTCCATATTGACGATGACCAGGACGATACGGAGTTTTTTTTCTCTGCAGCCCTTGAAGCGTCTCATGGGGTAAATGTTGAGATATTTTTTGATTCACGTAAGGCTTTGGAAAAGCTTTTGGATATGGATGTGAATGTGATGCCTGATGCCATTTTTCTGGATCTCAATATGCCTGTGCTGAGCGGTTTTGAATTCCTTAAGGAAATAAAGTGTCATTCCAGCCTTAAAATGATCCAGGTAATTATTTTATCCACGTCCTCTCAACAAGAATCAAAAGAAACTGCTAAGAAATTGGGTGCAGATGGTTTTATAACCAAACCTTCAAACTTCTATGAATTGGTAAGCATTCTGAAGTCCTATTTGTGAATTATTAAAAAGTTGCATATGCCGCATGGCAGCGGATAATAGTTGGTAGCACTTTATTATTGTTATGCAAATTTTCTGCGAAGTTTGTTTAGCCAGCTGTAGTGATGAAAGTGGTTAAATTATTGCTGTAGATGAGGGTTAATTATAAAACGAATCTGCCGCAAACTAAATATAATTTATAAAACTGCAAATTCGTTTCAAATGATTATATAATTCTGTATTGAAATGAAAAATAAGTAATCCCTTTTCATTAAAACAGAAAATTAACAGCTTTAACTTTCTATGGCAAAAAAGGCAGCAGAGCCATATTTTAGTATGTTGGCATTTGAATCTTTATTGTAATTCTAATAAAGAAGTTACTTATGCAGGCAGGTACACATTAAACACTGCACCATTCTTGCTGCTGCCTTCAGCATCGATTTCACCATTATGATTTTGGACAATTTTCTTGCACATTGCCAGCCCGATGCCGGTACCTACATACTCATTTTTTCTGTGCAGTCTTTGGAATATACTGAATATTTTATGAGTATTTTCTGGATCCATACCAATACCATTATCAGTAAATTGAATTTTATAATAAGATGCTCCTTCTTTTAGATTTAGCGGCCTTATTTCCTCTGGCGTGGCAATACTGCAATGGATTTGAATTTTTGGCTGTACATCTGCGCGTATAAACTTTAAGGCATTTCCAATGAGATTGAAAAACAGCTGGGACATTTGAAGCGGAATGCCTTTAATTATCGGCAGGGTATTCCAAGTAACTGCCGCTCCTGTCCGGTCCAGCAAAACGTCATAATCTTCCAGTGCATGTTTTACAGTATTTTCAAGGTTTACTTCCTCAAAAGAGTAATCGTTTTTAGGCAGTGCCGAATAGGCGAGCACATCCCTTATAAGTTTGCTCATACGTACCGTGGCATCTTTTATTTTGTTTATATAACTACGCGACTTTTCGTCAAGATGATTTGTGATGCTGCTCTCGAGCAGTTCCATAAATGTACTGATCTTGCGAAGTGGCTCCTGTAAGTCAT
This genomic window from Flavobacterium sp. 9 contains:
- a CDS encoding response regulator, which encodes MKFKYIFHIDDDQDDTEFFFSAALEASHGVNVEIFFDSRKALEKLLDMDVNVMPDAIFLDLNMPVLSGFEFLKEIKCHSSLKMIQVIILSTSSQQESKETAKKLGADGFITKPSNFYELVSILKSYL